One Sagittula stellata E-37 genomic window carries:
- the hemH gene encoding ferrochelatase yields MLDGTTTGTRPTHAPSDHPKVTTGKVGVLLANLGTPDGHDYWSMRRYLSEFLSDRRVIDYAPWKWQPLLQLVILSKRPFTSGAAYRSIWNNEANESPLMTITKAKTAKIAARMAEQYGDQVEVAFCMRYGNPSTQSKVRELVEKGCHKILFFPLYPQYAGATSGTANDQFFRALMAEKWQPTARIVDPYFAHPKYVEALAQSVERAYAAAEQKPDLLICSYHGLPQRYLVEGDPYHCQCQKTTRLLKERLGWDDSQIKTTFQSQFGPEEWLRPYTVEEVARLAKEDGVKRIAVCAPAFSADCIETLEEINEEIKESFEHAGGESFTYIPCLNDDDAHIDALSTVIGENLSGWVD; encoded by the coding sequence ATGCTGGATGGCACGACGACCGGGACGCGACCCACGCACGCCCCCTCTGACCACCCGAAGGTGACCACCGGCAAGGTCGGGGTTCTGCTGGCCAACCTGGGCACGCCGGACGGGCACGATTACTGGTCCATGCGGCGCTATCTCAGTGAATTCCTGTCCGACCGCCGCGTGATCGACTATGCGCCGTGGAAATGGCAGCCGCTTCTGCAACTGGTCATCCTGTCGAAACGGCCTTTCACATCCGGCGCCGCCTATCGGTCGATCTGGAACAACGAGGCGAACGAGTCTCCGCTGATGACCATCACCAAGGCCAAGACCGCCAAGATCGCCGCCCGCATGGCAGAGCAATACGGAGATCAGGTCGAGGTCGCCTTCTGCATGCGCTACGGCAACCCATCGACGCAGTCGAAGGTGCGCGAGCTGGTGGAAAAGGGCTGCCACAAGATCCTGTTCTTCCCGCTCTACCCGCAGTACGCCGGCGCGACCTCCGGCACCGCGAACGACCAGTTCTTCCGCGCGCTCATGGCGGAGAAATGGCAGCCCACCGCGCGCATCGTCGATCCCTATTTCGCACATCCGAAATACGTGGAGGCACTGGCCCAATCTGTCGAACGCGCCTATGCCGCGGCAGAGCAGAAGCCGGACCTTCTGATTTGTTCCTATCACGGTCTGCCGCAACGCTACCTGGTGGAAGGCGACCCCTATCACTGCCAGTGCCAGAAGACGACGCGGCTGCTGAAAGAGCGTCTCGGATGGGACGATTCGCAGATCAAGACCACCTTCCAGAGCCAGTTCGGCCCCGAGGAATGGCTGCGTCCCTACACCGTCGAAGAGGTCGCCCGGCTGGCGAAGGAAGACGGCGTGAAACGCATCGCCGTCTGCGCACCGGCCTTCTCGGCCGACTGCATCGAGACGCTGGAAGAGATCAACGAGGAGATCAAGGAAAGCTTCGAACACGCCGGCGGCGAGAGCTTTACCTACATCCCCTGCCTCAACGACGACGACGCCCATATCGACGCGCTCAGCACGGTGATCGGCGAAAACCTGTCCGGCTGGGTCGACTGA